The following are encoded in a window of Chryseobacterium sp. genomic DNA:
- a CDS encoding PorP/SprF family type IX secretion system membrane protein, translating into MRKLYAVVCFALFSGAYQAQETLPYYQQYLLDGDFLFNPAQYGKTDDVHVNANYQKQYSSFSESPNVQSVGLHANIFDRVGAGLSVFRDQNGPISAGGITLGASYFIPISDEGTRKDQFSFGTSVTAYNMNFDYTKLNTDSPNDPLLSGENSIFMMYANFGLAATYKNIFAGASVNDIALSNDEAIVNNYEPSPIKIFLNLGYDWEITDGIIITPSALMKLDTNSSLMLDGNLMGTVATDYNRFSAGASFRYVQNRFDNQTLSIAPVVKVNLNKIMIGATYNIGLSDIAEYGGNSFMIGLGYNFDNFINVRGYRY; encoded by the coding sequence ATGAGAAAACTATATGCTGTTGTTTGTTTCGCCCTATTCTCTGGCGCGTACCAGGCACAGGAAACATTACCATATTATCAGCAATATCTGTTAGACGGTGATTTTCTTTTTAATCCGGCCCAATATGGTAAAACGGATGATGTGCACGTAAATGCAAACTATCAAAAACAGTATTCCTCATTCAGTGAGTCACCTAATGTGCAGTCTGTAGGATTGCATGCCAATATTTTCGACAGGGTGGGTGCCGGTCTTTCTGTTTTCAGAGATCAGAACGGGCCTATCAGCGCAGGTGGTATTACACTGGGAGCTTCCTATTTTATTCCTATCAGTGACGAAGGAACCAGGAAGGATCAGTTCTCTTTCGGTACAAGTGTTACAGCGTATAATATGAATTTTGATTATACCAAGCTTAATACAGACAGCCCTAATGACCCATTGCTTTCCGGCGAAAACAGCATCTTTATGATGTATGCCAATTTCGGTCTTGCGGCAACCTATAAAAACATCTTTGCAGGTGCATCGGTAAACGACATCGCATTAAGTAACGATGAAGCTATTGTAAATAACTACGAACCTTCTCCTATTAAGATTTTCCTTAATCTTGGATACGACTGGGAAATTACAGACGGAATAATCATTACTCCTTCTGCCCTTATGAAACTTGATACCAATTCATCCCTAATGCTGGACGGAAACCTTATGGGAACTGTAGCAACAGATTACAACAGATTCTCTGCCGGAGCAAGTTTCAGATATGTACAGAACAGATTTGACAACCAGACTTTAAGTATTGCACCCGTTGTGAAGGTAAATCTGAACAAAATTATGATTGGTGCTACCTATAACATCGGTCTTTCTGATATTGCCGAATACGGTGGTAACAGTTTTATGATCGGTCTGGGGTATAACTTTGATAACTTCATTAACGTAAGAGGTTACAGATATTAA
- the hemW gene encoding radical SAM family heme chaperone HemW, with product MIYLHIPFCKQKCSYCNFHFSTSLRGKEEMLQAIKKELFLRKEELDNKVLKSLYFGGGTPSVLTGDEIKGLIDEVLRYYSFADDIEITLEANPDDLDGIFVKELSSTAINRLSIGTQSFFDDDLRLMNRAHNASEADASIKRAQDYGFENLSIDLIYGSPTSSLTMWKENLNRAVALQVPHISSYALTVEPKTALENWVRTQKITAPAEEEQNEEFHYMCSFLKENGFEHYEISNFAKPGFHSRHNAAYWQYEPYLGIGPSAHSYDGLNRRSWNAANNAFYIKNLEAGILPAEAEHLQEKDRFNEMLMIGLRTVWGVDLHRLSRNFSPEILQGFNQDVAGKISEGILKIEKDHLLIPEEHWFMADGIASDLFVL from the coding sequence ATGATTTACCTCCATATTCCATTCTGCAAACAGAAATGCAGTTACTGTAATTTTCATTTTTCCACTTCGTTACGCGGTAAAGAGGAGATGCTGCAGGCTATTAAGAAGGAATTATTCCTCAGGAAAGAGGAGCTGGATAACAAAGTCCTGAAATCACTTTATTTTGGTGGCGGAACACCTTCGGTACTTACTGGGGATGAGATCAAAGGCTTAATTGATGAAGTGTTGAGATATTATTCCTTTGCGGATGATATTGAAATCACCCTTGAAGCTAATCCGGATGACCTTGACGGTATTTTTGTTAAAGAGTTGTCCTCCACCGCAATCAACAGGTTATCTATTGGTACCCAAAGCTTTTTCGATGATGACCTGAGACTCATGAACCGCGCACACAATGCATCGGAAGCTGATGCCTCGATAAAGCGTGCGCAGGATTATGGTTTTGAAAATTTAAGTATTGACCTGATATACGGTTCTCCAACTTCCAGTCTGACCATGTGGAAAGAGAATCTTAACCGTGCGGTGGCCCTTCAGGTCCCTCACATATCGTCGTACGCGCTCACTGTGGAACCGAAAACTGCACTGGAAAATTGGGTGCGAACCCAAAAAATAACTGCACCTGCTGAAGAGGAGCAAAATGAGGAGTTCCACTATATGTGCAGTTTCCTTAAAGAAAACGGTTTTGAACATTATGAGATTTCAAATTTCGCCAAACCCGGTTTTCATTCCCGGCACAATGCTGCCTACTGGCAGTATGAACCTTATTTAGGAATAGGCCCCTCGGCCCATTCTTACGATGGCCTGAACAGGCGTAGCTGGAATGCGGCCAATAATGCTTTTTATATAAAAAATCTTGAAGCAGGAATATTGCCTGCCGAAGCTGAACACCTTCAGGAAAAAGACCGTTTCAACGAAATGCTTATGATCGGACTGCGGACCGTTTGGGGTGTAGATTTGCACAGACTTAGCCGGAATTTCAGTCCGGAAATTCTTCAAGGCTTTAATCAGGACGTTGCCGGTAAAATTTCTGAGGGAATTCTGAAGATCGAAAAAGACCACCTCTTAATTCCGGAGGAGCATTGGTTCATGGCAGACGGTATTGCTTCGGATCTCTTCGTACTTTAA
- the murI gene encoding glutamate racemase: MKKQKEDYSHLQASQPIGIFDSGVGGLTVAREIKRMLPQENLIYFGDTKHLPYGDKSRDAIIGYSTKITNFLLEKNCKAIVVACNTATANALNQVLDIVDRKVPVIDVIHPVAEKVAYEIHNNVGVIATKATVSSGLYRKSIRKHNKFIKVDELATPLLVPAIEEGFRNHPITNAIIYNYLSNSKLKNIETLILGCTHYPLLMAEIKQFYGNRVRVIDSPSIVATQLKHILDKHRLLNSDNASPSYEFFVSDLTKNFEKISKKIFGNSIKLELKVL; this comes from the coding sequence TTGAAAAAGCAGAAAGAGGACTATTCCCACCTTCAGGCCAGTCAGCCTATTGGCATTTTCGATTCCGGCGTTGGCGGACTTACGGTTGCCCGGGAAATAAAAAGGATGCTTCCGCAGGAAAACCTCATCTATTTCGGCGATACCAAGCATCTGCCGTACGGCGACAAATCACGGGATGCCATCATTGGATATTCAACAAAGATCACGAACTTCCTGCTGGAAAAGAACTGTAAAGCCATTGTAGTGGCCTGTAATACTGCTACTGCCAATGCGCTGAACCAGGTTCTGGACATTGTGGACCGAAAAGTTCCTGTAATCGACGTAATTCATCCTGTAGCCGAAAAAGTCGCTTACGAAATCCATAATAATGTAGGCGTAATTGCAACCAAAGCTACCGTAAGTTCAGGTCTTTACCGCAAGAGCATCCGTAAGCATAATAAATTTATCAAAGTGGATGAGCTTGCAACCCCACTTCTCGTTCCTGCGATTGAAGAAGGATTCAGGAACCATCCTATAACCAATGCCATTATCTATAATTACCTGAGTAACAGCAAGCTTAAAAACATTGAAACGCTAATTCTGGGCTGCACGCATTATCCGCTGCTTATGGCCGAAATAAAACAGTTTTATGGCAACCGCGTTCGGGTCATTGATTCGCCGAGTATTGTGGCTACCCAGCTTAAACATATACTGGACAAGCACCGTCTGCTGAACAGTGATAACGCCAGTCCGAGCTATGAATTCTTTGTATCTGACCTGACGAAGAATTTCGAAAAAATATCAAAGAAAATATTTGGAAATTCAATTAAGCTTGAGCTAAAAGTGCTTTAA
- a CDS encoding serine hydrolase, whose translation MKKNFSFLLILLSLLSFGQVEEKKLDELIQNTLKTFDVPGMSVGIIKEGKIIYAKGFGVNSLAARNKMDANTLVGIASNSKGFTGTALAILADEGKLNWDDKVTKYIPEFQMYDPYLTHEVTIKDLVTHRTGLGLGQGDLMFFPEGGNLTVKDIVHNVRYLKPENRFRSTLDYNNIMFIVAGEVITRISGLTWAEFIEQRILKPVGMNASYGSYNRAKKAGVTNIIDAHAPVNGKAVMVPHDWNETADAAGGIISNITDMLTWADFLMNGFTTKDGKKLVSDKQIQQLWNLQISTPVALKNTYHSNFAGYGLGWFLTDVKGHKQVYHTGGLIGTVTQFTLIPDLKLGIVVLTNQQSGAAFSTITNTVKDSYLGMPDQNWLKTYGDRMAKYNAEIEKGKKEVFAKSSAFAKLKNQQIRPEQITGTYNDKWFGDINITHDGKTYRIVCQNSPRLKGELIPYTPNVMIIKWDDRSYDADAFINFSLDENGKAQSATLKPISDITDFSFDFEDLDLKKK comes from the coding sequence ATGAAGAAGAACTTTTCCTTTCTCCTTATCCTACTTTCCCTACTCTCCTTTGGGCAGGTGGAAGAAAAAAAACTGGATGAACTCATTCAAAATACCCTGAAGACTTTTGATGTCCCGGGAATGTCTGTAGGAATCATAAAAGAGGGTAAAATAATCTATGCTAAAGGTTTCGGCGTGAATTCATTGGCTGCCCGGAATAAGATGGATGCAAATACCCTGGTCGGCATTGCTTCCAACTCCAAAGGCTTTACCGGCACGGCACTTGCCATCCTGGCGGATGAAGGCAAACTGAACTGGGACGATAAAGTGACCAAATACATTCCGGAATTCCAGATGTATGACCCGTATCTTACTCATGAGGTTACAATAAAGGACCTTGTCACGCACAGAACCGGACTGGGACTGGGCCAGGGCGACCTTATGTTCTTCCCGGAAGGTGGAAACCTTACCGTGAAGGATATAGTTCATAACGTAAGGTATCTGAAACCCGAAAACCGTTTCCGCTCCACGCTGGATTATAACAACATTATGTTCATTGTGGCCGGCGAGGTAATTACGCGTATTTCAGGTTTAACCTGGGCAGAATTTATTGAACAGAGAATTCTGAAACCTGTGGGAATGAACGCCAGCTACGGATCCTATAACCGCGCTAAAAAGGCCGGAGTAACCAACATCATAGATGCTCATGCGCCTGTAAACGGTAAAGCAGTTATGGTTCCGCACGACTGGAACGAGACCGCCGATGCTGCCGGTGGCATCATCAGCAATATAACAGATATGTTGACCTGGGCTGATTTCCTGATGAACGGCTTCACGACCAAAGACGGCAAAAAACTTGTTTCGGACAAACAAATCCAGCAACTGTGGAATCTTCAGATCTCTACACCGGTAGCACTCAAGAACACCTATCATTCCAATTTTGCGGGCTATGGCCTGGGATGGTTTCTCACCGATGTGAAAGGACACAAGCAAGTCTATCATACCGGCGGACTGATAGGCACAGTTACTCAGTTTACACTGATTCCGGATTTGAAACTGGGTATTGTGGTACTTACCAACCAGCAAAGCGGTGCCGCCTTCAGCACAATTACAAATACAGTTAAGGATTCTTACCTGGGCATGCCCGACCAGAACTGGCTGAAAACATATGGAGACCGTATGGCGAAATACAATGCGGAAATAGAAAAAGGCAAGAAAGAAGTGTTTGCGAAATCTTCAGCGTTTGCCAAACTGAAAAATCAGCAGATCAGGCCGGAACAGATTACCGGAACCTATAATGACAAATGGTTTGGCGATATTAATATTACCCACGACGGCAAAACCTACAGAATAGTTTGTCAGAATTCGCCGCGTTTGAAAGGTGAACTTATCCCGTATACTCCAAATGTGATGATTATTAAATGGGACGACCGCAGTTATGACGCCGACGCTTTCATCAATTTCAGCCTGGATGAGAACGGCAAAGCACAGAGTGCGACCCTTAAACCAATTTCCGACATCACCGATTTCAGCTTCGATTTTGAAGACCTGGATCTGAAAAAGAAATAA
- the pyrF gene encoding orotidine-5'-phosphate decarboxylase, with amino-acid sequence MESKKEFFLECYKLGIIKFGRFTLKSGIESPFYVDLRPLASDPKILKHLANYLLDMLPLDNFDLICGVPYAALPMATAMSLESYIPLIIKRKEAKDYGTKKMIEGIFTKGQNCLLVEDVITSGKSLLETIPEIENEGISVSDIVVVLDRQQGGKELLESKGYRVHTLFTISEVCGMLQEEGHLSSDEVLRISDFLKGNEVRFEEKKRLSYAQKLDVAEHSVAKRLLEIAVAKQSNLIASADVMTTAELLDLADKVGPHIVALKTHIDIITDFDPDATILPLKDLAAKHNFMLMEDRKFADIGNTQELQFSYGIYKISNWADFVTSQVIGGYDSLDCFRNVGVVAILGMSSKGTLTDAGYHAEALKVAQSHPNVIGGVSQKQIPEELLLFTPGVSMAETGDGKGQQYNTPEKVFNDLHTDFMIVGRGIYKADNPEAAALNYKIAGWNAYTASL; translated from the coding sequence ATGGAAAGTAAGAAAGAATTTTTTCTGGAATGTTATAAGCTGGGTATTATTAAGTTTGGACGCTTCACGCTCAAAAGCGGTATAGAAAGTCCTTTTTATGTGGATTTAAGGCCGCTGGCTTCCGATCCTAAAATTTTAAAACACCTGGCGAACTACCTTCTGGACATGCTTCCGCTTGATAATTTCGACCTTATTTGCGGCGTACCTTATGCCGCTCTTCCTATGGCGACGGCCATGTCCCTTGAAAGTTATATTCCGCTGATCATCAAACGTAAGGAAGCCAAGGATTACGGCACCAAAAAGATGATTGAGGGTATCTTTACCAAAGGTCAGAACTGCCTTTTGGTGGAGGATGTTATTACCAGTGGTAAATCTCTGCTTGAAACCATCCCTGAAATTGAGAATGAAGGTATTTCCGTGTCAGATATCGTAGTGGTTCTGGACAGGCAGCAGGGTGGTAAGGAACTTCTGGAATCGAAAGGTTATCGTGTTCATACACTCTTCACCATTTCCGAAGTCTGCGGAATGCTGCAGGAAGAAGGTCACCTGAGCAGTGATGAAGTACTTAGAATAAGCGACTTCCTGAAGGGTAATGAAGTAAGGTTTGAAGAGAAAAAAAGACTTTCCTATGCCCAGAAACTGGATGTGGCAGAACATTCGGTAGCCAAAAGGCTTCTTGAGATCGCGGTTGCAAAGCAAAGCAACCTGATTGCCTCCGCTGATGTAATGACCACAGCCGAACTACTGGATTTGGCTGATAAGGTGGGTCCGCATATTGTGGCGCTTAAAACCCATATCGACATCATTACAGATTTTGATCCGGATGCCACCATTCTTCCGCTGAAAGACCTGGCGGCAAAACATAATTTCATGCTGATGGAAGACCGTAAGTTTGCCGACATTGGTAATACGCAGGAACTTCAGTTCTCCTATGGCATCTATAAAATTTCCAACTGGGCCGATTTTGTAACCTCGCAGGTAATCGGTGGCTATGATTCACTGGACTGTTTCAGGAATGTTGGCGTAGTGGCTATCCTCGGGATGTCGTCCAAAGGCACACTTACCGACGCCGGATATCACGCAGAAGCCCTGAAGGTGGCACAATCGCACCCGAACGTGATTGGCGGGGTTTCCCAGAAACAGATTCCGGAAGAACTTCTTCTTTTTACACCCGGCGTAAGCATGGCTGAAACAGGTGACGGAAAAGGTCAGCAGTATAACACACCTGAAAAGGTTTTTAACGATTTGCATACCGACTTCATGATTGTTGGACGCGGCATTTATAAAGCAGATAATCCTGAGGCTGCTGCACTGAACTATAAAATTGCCGGCTGGAACGCCTATACCGCAAGTCTGTAA
- a CDS encoding sulfate/molybdate ABC transporter ATP-binding protein, with the protein MLLQVKNLHFSHTPDKKLFNNLNLNIDEGQIVALAGESGCGKSTLLNLIYGLLDWEEGQIIFNGVSLMGPKGNLVPGEKDMKFVAQTYDLMPYSTVSENVGKFISNINLGEKKARVQELLSVVGMEDFADVKPQFLSGGQQQRVAIARALSVLPKLLLLDEPFSNLDFSRKIELRERLFNFVKENNLSLMISTHEIQEVMPWLDRIIVMQDGRLIQNDSPEETYLNPYNAYVAQLFGEVNVLTDDEKNTLKLNRNLWYPHQIKVADKGKPAQVIESRFAGSSYWNRVKTHDIPLVIYSDRKLYNNICLDFTDPKTGI; encoded by the coding sequence ATGCTCCTGCAAGTAAAGAACCTCCACTTTTCACACACACCCGACAAGAAACTGTTCAACAATCTGAACCTGAACATTGATGAGGGCCAGATCGTTGCGCTGGCAGGTGAAAGCGGCTGTGGAAAATCCACACTGCTCAACCTTATCTATGGTTTACTGGACTGGGAAGAAGGGCAAATCATCTTCAACGGAGTAAGCCTGATGGGTCCAAAGGGAAACCTGGTGCCGGGCGAAAAAGACATGAAGTTTGTTGCGCAGACGTACGACCTGATGCCCTACTCCACGGTGTCTGAAAATGTAGGCAAGTTCATATCCAATATTAATTTAGGCGAGAAAAAAGCCAGGGTTCAGGAGCTACTCAGCGTAGTGGGCATGGAAGATTTCGCTGATGTAAAACCGCAGTTCCTGAGTGGTGGGCAGCAGCAGCGGGTGGCTATTGCCAGAGCACTTTCGGTACTTCCCAAGCTATTATTACTGGATGAACCGTTCAGTAACCTGGATTTTTCCAGAAAGATTGAATTACGGGAGCGACTTTTCAACTTCGTAAAGGAAAATAACCTCTCGCTTATGATCTCTACCCATGAGATACAGGAAGTTATGCCGTGGCTGGACAGGATCATTGTCATGCAGGATGGCAGGCTGATTCAGAATGACAGTCCGGAGGAGACTTACCTTAATCCTTATAATGCTTATGTGGCACAACTTTTTGGCGAGGTAAATGTACTGACAGATGACGAGAAAAACACTTTGAAACTCAACCGGAATCTGTGGTACCCTCACCAAATCAAGGTCGCCGACAAGGGTAAACCTGCCCAGGTTATTGAAAGCCGGTTTGCAGGAAGTTCGTACTGGAACCGCGTAAAGACCCATGACATCCCTCTGGTGATCTATTCTGACCGAAAGCTATATAATAACATCTGTCTCGACTTTACAGACCCTAAGACCGGTATATAA
- a CDS encoding YceI family protein, with amino-acid sequence MTSKSLSPLFAALILGTATISCGKDKPVTSETSEVTTTREGQVYVIDTMNSRIEWKGFKVFKSENTSHFGTIKFESGDVTVKDGQLESGKFVADMATLENVDLKSDAEQKSKLEGHLKSGDFFEVEKFPTASYEITNVTPLSEGDYNTLLDGNLTIKGITKPVKFNANVAVSQGEVSIATEPTDIMREDFGVKFQVPVQNGLIKNEVNVQIRIKAMEQK; translated from the coding sequence ATGACTTCCAAGTCTCTATCTCCTCTTTTTGCAGCCCTGATACTGGGCACAGCAACTATTTCCTGCGGTAAGGATAAACCTGTGACCAGTGAAACCTCAGAAGTGACTACCACACGGGAAGGGCAGGTGTATGTGATCGATACCATGAACAGCCGTATTGAATGGAAAGGGTTCAAGGTTTTCAAATCTGAAAATACCAGTCATTTCGGCACGATCAAGTTTGAGAGTGGTGATGTTACAGTGAAGGATGGACAGCTGGAAAGCGGAAAATTTGTGGCCGACATGGCTACGCTGGAAAATGTGGATCTTAAAAGTGATGCCGAACAGAAATCTAAACTCGAGGGTCATCTGAAGTCCGGCGATTTTTTTGAGGTAGAAAAGTTTCCTACCGCATCATACGAGATTACAAATGTGACCCCATTGTCCGAAGGTGATTATAACACCTTGCTTGACGGTAACCTTACCATTAAAGGAATTACCAAGCCGGTGAAGTTCAATGCAAACGTAGCCGTTAGCCAGGGTGAAGTCTCGATTGCCACGGAACCTACAGACATAATGCGCGAAGATTTTGGTGTAAAGTTCCAGGTGCCGGTTCAGAACGGCCTTATTAAAAATGAAGTAAATGTCCAGATCCGCATCAAGGCGATGGAACAGAAATAA
- the pheS gene encoding phenylalanine--tRNA ligase subunit alpha, whose translation MFDDIDQLLHEVNSFTSSGKEETEQFRLRFNGKKGILNGLFETFKEVPNDRKKEYGQRINALKQAVAAKLEALKNEGEAVAASEKEDLTRPGYPLEMGTRHPISIVRNRINDIFRSIGFAVAEGPEIEDDWHNFSALNMPEYHPARDMQDTFFIEQNPDVLLRTHTSSVQIRHMENNEPPIRILAPGRVFRNEAVSARSHCIFHQVEGLYIDENVSFADMKQTIQYFTTELFGKSKIRMRPSYFPFTEPSAEVDVYWGLNSETDYRITKGTGWLEIMGCGMVDPAVLSNVNIDPEKYSGYAFGMGIERIVMLLYQIGDIRLFFENDKRMLDQFRSV comes from the coding sequence ATGTTTGATGACATTGACCAGCTGCTGCACGAGGTAAACTCATTCACCTCATCCGGAAAGGAAGAAACGGAACAGTTCCGACTTCGCTTTAACGGAAAAAAGGGAATCCTGAACGGTCTGTTCGAGACGTTTAAGGAAGTACCCAATGACCGTAAGAAGGAGTATGGCCAGCGGATAAATGCGCTCAAGCAAGCCGTAGCTGCAAAACTGGAAGCGTTGAAGAATGAAGGGGAAGCCGTGGCTGCTTCTGAAAAGGAAGATCTTACCCGTCCCGGATATCCTCTGGAAATGGGTACAAGACACCCCATCAGTATTGTAAGGAACAGGATCAATGATATCTTCCGGTCCATAGGTTTCGCCGTTGCCGAGGGACCTGAGATTGAAGACGACTGGCATAATTTCTCAGCACTTAATATGCCCGAATACCACCCTGCAAGGGATATGCAGGATACTTTCTTTATTGAGCAGAATCCGGATGTGCTGTTGCGTACGCACACTTCTTCTGTTCAGATTCGGCATATGGAGAATAATGAACCTCCGATCAGAATACTGGCACCGGGACGCGTGTTCCGCAATGAAGCTGTTTCTGCAAGATCACACTGTATCTTTCATCAGGTCGAAGGTTTATACATAGACGAAAACGTAAGCTTTGCCGATATGAAACAAACCATTCAGTATTTCACTACAGAGCTTTTCGGAAAATCAAAAATCCGCATGAGGCCGTCCTATTTTCCTTTCACTGAACCAAGTGCGGAGGTAGATGTATATTGGGGACTGAACAGTGAAACCGATTACCGTATTACAAAAGGTACCGGCTGGCTGGAGATTATGGGTTGCGGTATGGTAGATCCGGCCGTACTGTCCAATGTGAATATCGACCCTGAAAAATATTCGGGTTATGCTTTCGGTATGGGGATAGAAAGGATTGTCATGCTGCTTTATCAGATTGGCGATATCCGTCTGTTCTTCGAGAATGACAAAAGAATGCTGGATCAGTTCAGATCAGTATAA
- a CDS encoding DUF3108 domain-containing protein, with protein MKKLLSILAALMFLYIFPQKLDNINSGEMLTYRIHYGLLTAGNATLTTQKTTYRGQPHMYVKGVGRTTGAVRAVFRVEDLYESYINYNTGLPSFYVRNVKEGGYSQHLQTTFNHANQTLVLTDKKTPANGSRTIKSVAGVQDMLSAFYHLRTLDPSELRVGTVKNMNIWIDDEMFPFQIRVTGTEYINTKYGRINCLKIIPLVKSGRVFKAKEGVTLWVSNDANHIPISIKAELAVGSLKADLDGYRNVKFPMRFIK; from the coding sequence ATGAAAAAATTACTCAGCATTCTTGCTGCCCTGATGTTCCTCTATATTTTCCCACAAAAACTTGACAATATAAATTCCGGTGAAATGCTGACCTACCGTATCCATTATGGACTGCTTACCGCCGGTAATGCTACGCTTACCACACAGAAAACAACCTACCGCGGGCAACCGCATATGTATGTAAAGGGTGTAGGACGTACTACGGGTGCGGTAAGAGCAGTCTTCAGAGTAGAAGATCTATATGAAAGCTACATCAATTACAATACAGGTTTACCAAGTTTTTATGTAAGGAATGTAAAAGAGGGCGGGTACAGCCAGCATCTACAGACAACTTTTAACCATGCCAATCAAACGTTGGTGCTTACCGATAAAAAGACACCGGCCAATGGTTCAAGGACCATAAAATCCGTGGCGGGAGTTCAGGACATGCTGTCCGCATTCTACCATCTGCGCACGCTGGATCCTTCGGAGTTGCGTGTGGGTACAGTTAAGAATATGAATATCTGGATTGACGATGAGATGTTTCCCTTTCAGATCCGTGTAACCGGAACGGAATATATCAACACCAAATATGGACGGATTAACTGTCTAAAAATCATTCCGTTGGTAAAGAGCGGGCGCGTTTTCAAAGCAAAGGAAGGAGTAACTCTATGGGTGAGCAATGATGCCAACCATATACCGATCTCTATTAAGGCAGAATTGGCCGTGGGATCGCTTAAGGCTGATCTGGACGGTTACCGGAACGTAAAATTTCCTATGAGATTCATTAAATAA
- a CDS encoding NAD(P)/FAD-dependent oxidoreductase: MITTDLLIIGAGPTGLFAVFEAGLLKIKCHIIDALPQAGGQLQELYPKKPIFDIPGYPTINAGELVDNLMEQIKQFQPGFTLAETAETLTKIDDNWFEVVTNKGTIHRARAVAIAGGLGTFSPRKPEHLENLDKFEENGVEYFVKEPEHFRNKKVVIAGGGDSALDWSIFLSNVASEVTLIHRRNEFRGALDSVEKVQVLKDAGKLKLITPAEVTALHGDTHLQSITVDAGGETRDIEADFFIPLFGLTPKLGDLANWGLEIEKNAIKVNNALDYQTNIEGVYAVGDINTYPGKLKLILCGFHEATLMCQSVYNRMNPGKKFVLKYTTVSGVDGFDGSRKEAEKAVVKKID, encoded by the coding sequence ATGATTACAACGGATTTGCTGATTATCGGAGCCGGACCTACAGGACTTTTTGCTGTGTTCGAAGCTGGTTTGCTAAAGATAAAGTGCCATATTATTGACGCACTGCCCCAGGCCGGCGGTCAGTTACAGGAGTTGTATCCGAAGAAACCTATATTCGATATCCCCGGCTATCCCACCATCAATGCAGGTGAGCTTGTAGATAACCTTATGGAGCAGATCAAACAGTTTCAGCCGGGATTTACGCTTGCTGAAACAGCAGAAACATTAACGAAAATTGATGACAACTGGTTTGAAGTGGTGACCAACAAAGGTACAATACACAGAGCAAGAGCTGTGGCTATAGCCGGTGGGTTGGGAACTTTCTCACCGCGTAAGCCGGAACATCTCGAGAATCTGGACAAATTTGAAGAAAACGGTGTTGAGTATTTTGTTAAAGAGCCTGAACATTTCCGGAATAAGAAGGTAGTTATTGCAGGTGGGGGCGACTCTGCCCTGGACTGGAGTATTTTCCTGAGCAATGTGGCCAGTGAGGTGACGCTGATTCACAGACGCAATGAATTCCGCGGCGCATTGGATTCTGTGGAGAAAGTACAGGTGCTTAAAGATGCCGGCAAACTGAAACTGATCACTCCGGCCGAAGTAACCGCATTGCATGGCGATACACATCTGCAATCCATTACGGTTGATGCAGGTGGTGAAACCCGTGATATCGAAGCCGATTTCTTTATTCCTCTTTTCGGACTTACGCCTAAGCTGGGCGACTTGGCCAACTGGGGACTGGAAATTGAGAAAAACGCCATTAAAGTAAATAATGCACTGGACTATCAAACCAATATTGAAGGGGTGTACGCCGTAGGTGACATCAATACCTATCCGGGTAAACTTAAACTTATCCTTTGTGGTTTCCACGAAGCCACACTGATGTGCCAGAGTGTGTACAACCGGATGAATCCGGGTAAGAAATTCGTCCTCAAATACACAACGGTAAGTGGGGTTGACGGTTTCGACGGCAGCCGCAAGGAAGCGGAAAAGGCCGTGGTGAAGAAAATCGATTAA
- a CDS encoding 2Fe-2S iron-sulfur cluster-binding protein → MSDINIKITDREGITHDIAAPTDMSMNLMEVIRAYELAEEGTIGVCGGMAMCASCQVYVINNGDKLTEMGDEEDAMLGEAFHVQDNSRLGCQIHISEEIEGLEVEIAPYP, encoded by the coding sequence ATGTCTGATATCAACATAAAAATTACCGACCGCGAAGGCATTACGCACGATATTGCGGCACCCACGGATATGTCCATGAACCTTATGGAGGTTATCCGCGCTTACGAGCTTGCCGAAGAAGGCACTATAGGTGTCTGTGGCGGTATGGCGATGTGTGCTTCCTGTCAGGTCTATGTTATAAATAATGGCGACAAACTGACTGAGATGGGTGATGAAGAAGATGCCATGCTGGGCGAAGCCTTCCATGTGCAGGACAACTCGCGTTTGGGTTGCCAGATCCATATCAGTGAGGAAATAGAAGGTTTGGAAGTAGAAATAGCACCTTACCCATAA